A genomic stretch from Lathyrus oleraceus cultivar Zhongwan6 chromosome 2, CAAS_Psat_ZW6_1.0, whole genome shotgun sequence includes:
- the LOC127119232 gene encoding protein CURVATURE THYLAKOID 1D, chloroplastic: MVHCTFQPLTLSKLPNSFAFRHKPSFTPNRLLSSRSVFLRNLRATASEETSSGAGTFFNEKRDGVITLEADKNSYDGTAENEEPKEESPSDGESLPLDLLEKLNLKIDLDDTASLAVYGGGAIVTLWLTSAVIGAIDSIPLIPKLFEVVGLGYSLWFTYRYLLFKRNRDELSSIIEGLKEQVLGSED; this comes from the exons ATGGTGCATTGTACATTTCAGCCTCTCACTCTTTCTAAACTTCCCAATTCATTCGCATTTCGCCATAAACCCTCTTTTACTCCCAATCGTCTACTCTCATCTC GCTCAGTTTTCCTTAGAAATTTAAGGGCAACGGCGTCTGAGGAAACATCAAGTGGTGCAGGTACATTTTTCAACGAGAAACGTGATGGTGTGATAACTTTAGAGGCTGATAAAAATAGCTACGATGGAACTGCGGAGAATGAAGAACCAAAGGAAGAGTCTCCTTCTGATGGAGAAAGCCTGCCGTTGGATTTGCTTGAAAAGCTTAATTTAAAG ATTGACTTAGATGACACTGCCTCTCTTGCTGTGTACGGTGGTGGTGCTATAGTGACTCTGTGGCTAACTTCAGCTGTCATTGGTGCTATTGATTCTATCCCATTG ATTCCCAAACTTTTTGAAGTTGTAGGGCTTGGATATTCATTATGGTTTACTTACCGATATTTGCTTTTCAAG AGAAATAGAGATGAGCTGTCCTCTATAATAGAGGGACTCAAGGAACAGGTTCTTGGTTCAGAAGATTAA